In Aliamphritea ceti, a single window of DNA contains:
- a CDS encoding LysR substrate-binding domain-containing protein, with protein MMVKLDKRGLPLNALRSFEVTGRLLSMRLAAQELGVTHGAVSHQVRALEERLGIELFIREHNRLQLTPQGQRYYYELHRIFDDMVQATLALDPQSLEGRLTVGCSADTAANWLVPALGSFIQRYPEIQLQLLALQPGDEIDADIEVGIFNGLPATGTYQAEVLRQQHFYPVCAPGFISGASISLKPGDLSAYRLLHSDDGSCWNQWLTDAGVGLSPVQEQLFLPNVVTMLTAAKQGLGIALAQDLEVAEDLLSGSLIQLSDQGLRSSSQYYLLTLKDSLLSDRARVFSDWVRTLLR; from the coding sequence ATGATGGTGAAGCTTGATAAACGCGGGTTGCCCTTGAATGCGCTTCGCTCTTTTGAAGTTACCGGGCGGCTTTTGAGTATGCGTCTGGCCGCTCAGGAGCTGGGAGTCACTCATGGTGCAGTGAGTCATCAGGTACGGGCTTTAGAAGAACGGCTGGGGATTGAATTGTTCATTCGTGAGCATAATCGGCTGCAACTTACCCCTCAGGGACAGCGTTACTATTATGAGTTGCACCGCATTTTTGACGATATGGTACAGGCAACTCTGGCGCTGGACCCGCAAAGTCTTGAGGGTCGGCTGACGGTCGGTTGCAGTGCCGATACTGCGGCTAACTGGCTCGTGCCTGCTTTAGGGAGTTTTATTCAGCGATATCCTGAAATACAGCTGCAACTGCTGGCTTTGCAACCCGGTGACGAGATTGATGCTGATATTGAGGTGGGGATTTTTAATGGTTTGCCGGCGACCGGAACCTACCAGGCAGAAGTGTTGCGCCAGCAGCATTTTTATCCGGTCTGTGCGCCGGGGTTTATATCCGGTGCTTCTATTTCGTTAAAGCCTGGGGACTTATCAGCTTATCGCTTATTGCATTCCGATGATGGTAGCTGTTGGAATCAGTGGTTGACCGATGCTGGTGTGGGTCTGAGTCCTGTTCAGGAACAGCTGTTTCTACCCAATGTTGTGACGATGCTGACTGCTGCCAAGCAGGGATTGGGAATTGCCCTGGCTCAGGATCTGGAAGTCGCTGAGGATTTATTGTCTGGGAGTCTGATACAGTTATCAGACCAAGGATTACGATCTTCCAGTCAGTATTATTTGCTGACGTTGAAGGATTCATTACTGTCAGACCGGGCGAGGGTCTTTTCTGACTGGGTAAGGACGTTGCTGCGATAG
- a CDS encoding arginase family protein, which yields MANPIDKTKLKKLADMANRSLYENSDPAFVSFFSRTIEEGVETVSNGFNTLGMFRAPHSKKLNGVDIALVGLPCDLGVPNPRPGTRKGPEAVRYWSLDRNMVHYASKICPFEICNVIDYGDVEPKTDQYNLASWLDAFATTYLDFKANNVVPLSIGGEHTCTYPILKGLSDNGNQPLALIHLDAHADTATNFGGTRVSDATVFQCAAVDGFIDPDKTIQIGLRGRGVPRADFSHKSGMRVLYADDVQDKGIPWVLKQIKDVIGDSPVYLSIDTDVFDCSCMPGTTLPEPFGLTGTEVRDIIRGCRNLDVIGADLMELSPPYDPTGMSACLASGIAFEQFCILAEARARRTGVENKTHWPV from the coding sequence ATGGCAAATCCAATCGATAAAACCAAGCTAAAAAAATTGGCCGACATGGCCAATAGATCACTTTATGAAAACTCAGACCCTGCATTCGTTTCTTTCTTCAGCCGTACTATCGAAGAAGGTGTAGAAACCGTTAGTAACGGTTTTAATACCCTGGGGATGTTCCGGGCTCCTCATAGCAAAAAACTCAACGGTGTTGATATTGCTTTAGTCGGCTTACCCTGCGATCTGGGCGTACCTAACCCCCGACCTGGTACTCGGAAAGGCCCTGAAGCGGTGCGTTATTGGTCACTGGACAGAAACATGGTGCATTACGCTTCAAAAATCTGCCCCTTTGAGATCTGTAATGTCATTGATTACGGTGACGTCGAACCTAAAACAGACCAGTACAACCTGGCTTCCTGGCTTGATGCTTTCGCCACGACATATCTGGATTTTAAAGCTAATAACGTAGTTCCCCTCAGCATAGGCGGCGAACATACCTGCACCTATCCTATTCTCAAAGGCCTTTCAGACAACGGCAACCAGCCTTTAGCCTTAATTCATCTGGATGCCCATGCGGATACAGCCACTAATTTTGGCGGTACCCGTGTATCAGATGCCACTGTATTCCAGTGTGCAGCAGTCGATGGATTCATTGATCCAGATAAAACGATACAAATTGGCCTACGCGGTCGTGGGGTTCCCCGAGCTGACTTCTCCCATAAATCAGGTATGCGAGTACTCTATGCTGATGATGTGCAGGACAAAGGTATTCCCTGGGTTCTAAAACAAATTAAAGACGTCATTGGTGATAGCCCCGTATATTTATCAATAGACACTGACGTCTTCGACTGTAGTTGTATGCCAGGTACCACATTGCCCGAACCTTTCGGCCTGACGGGCACTGAAGTGCGCGACATTATCCGGGGTTGTCGTAATTTGGACGTAATCGGTGCTGATCTGATGGAACTCAGTCCACCTTATGACCCAACAGGTATGTCCGCCTGCCTAGCATCAGGTATCGCCTTTGAACAGTTCTGTATATTAGCTGAAGCACGTGCCCGTCGCACCGGAGTAGAAAATAAAACCCACTGGCCCGTCTAA